The genomic interval tgcGATGAAATTGAGGACCCGGGACCTGGGACCGAGCCCGGGTCCCGGGTCCCGGGTCCCGGGTCGGGTCTCCAGTCTCACCGTAGAGGAACTGGGAGCACTGGGCGTACCCGTCCTCCATCTCCTCACACTTGTCGGCGGCCGTCTGCATGTCGCTGTGCGTGGTGGCGAACACCGCCGCGCCCGACTCCACCAGGAACTTACACACCTGCACGTTGTTACAGGAGGCGGCGCAGTGCAGCGGAgtcctgcagacacacagagaccgGGTCAGACCCAGACCTGGACCAGCTCGCAGGCTTCGATCAGAAAGGAACACAAAGAGCAGCAGAAACTTCGGCAAGGTCCCCAAAAcgcaggaaaaacacacaaaaaactcaaCTTTGACCCGAGGACTAATGGTTTCCATGACAACTACGACACAAgaacgagaaaaaaaaaattcctcgACAaaatttttcaacaaaaaacaaaaaaaaacactcccaaaagtaataaaaacttGGATAAAATGGAcataaaattaggaaaaaaagtACTAGGAATTTTAATTGATGACAGTCTTAGTTTTAAAGGACATGTTGAACAAGTGGTTAAGAAACTGAGACTGAAAATTGGCTTTTACTTTAGAAATAGGCTTGTTATGTTATTGCTATGTTTGTCTTTCaatgcaaaaaggaaacttgtagCTGCAACATTTACACCCATTCTGGATTATGGggacctcatttatatgaatgcCCCAACCCAAGTATTGAAACGACTGGACTCTGTTCATCGTGCCGCGTTGAGGTTTATCACAAACTGTAAGCCTCGCACACACCACTGTGAACTGTACACACGTGTGGGCTGGCCATTATTGGAGAATCGTGGACTCAATCATTGGTATATGTTCATTTATAAGGGTATTCCCCTCATATCTGTGTGAGTATATCCAACCAGAAGCAGATAGACTGTATTCCTTACGCTCACAAGACTTCCTGCTACTGTCTGTACCGAGTGTCCACGCAGGAGTtggtaagggttagggttcgggttagggttagggttagggttagggttcgggttagggttagggttagggttagggttaggggtcgGGTTAGGGTTCGGGGCATTTCACTATCCTGCCCCCACAACATGGAACAATTTACCAAAGCTCTGGACATTGAAGGAAGTGGTTGCAATTGGTCAGTTTAAACTCttgctcaaaggtttggaaatgagatctatggtctgtaaatgttttaaatagtttc from Etheostoma cragini isolate CJK2018 unplaced genomic scaffold, CSU_Ecrag_1.0 ScbMSFa_3137, whole genome shotgun sequence carries:
- the LOC117940734 gene encoding apoptosis-stimulating of p53 protein 2-like: LQVGDPSTPNDEGITALHNAVCAGHTEIVRFLVQFGVNANAADSDGWTPLHCAASCNNVQVCKFLVESGAAVFATTHSDMQTAADKCEEMEDGYAQCSQFLYGETGDPTRDPGPGTRARSQ